In Pseudomonadota bacterium, the following are encoded in one genomic region:
- a CDS encoding YajQ family cyclic di-GMP-binding protein produces MPSFDVVSEIDEHELTNAIDQANREIGNRFDFKGSSARVDRNAFELTLIADAEFQVKQVDDVLQKKLAARGIDLGCLEMGEIVMSGKEARQLVKVRQGVDKDLARKIVKLIKDSKLKVQAQIQGEQVRVTGKKRDDLQEVITLLRGAKLELPLQYINFRD; encoded by the coding sequence ATGCCCTCATTCGATGTCGTATCGGAGATCGACGAGCACGAATTGACCAACGCGATTGACCAGGCCAATCGCGAAATCGGCAACCGTTTCGACTTCAAGGGCAGCAGCGCCCGGGTGGATCGCAACGCTTTTGAGCTGACGCTGATCGCCGACGCCGAGTTTCAGGTGAAGCAGGTGGATGATGTATTGCAGAAAAAACTGGCTGCGCGCGGAATCGATCTGGGCTGCCTGGAAATGGGCGAGATCGTCATGAGCGGAAAGGAGGCGCGGCAACTCGTCAAGGTGCGCCAGGGTGTCGACAAGGACCTCGCCCGCAAGATCGTCAAGCTGATCAAGGATTCCAAGCTTAAGGTCCAGGCCCAGATACAGGGCGAACAGGTGCGCGTCACCGGCAAGAAGCGTGATGACCTGCAGGAGGTGATTACGCTGCTACGCGGCGCAAAACTCGAGCTGCCGCTGCAGTACATCAACTTCCGCGACTGA
- a CDS encoding glutathione S-transferase family protein: MRLTAKPLQLYSAQVCPFAQRTRLVLRTKGLDFEINEIDLDNPPADFREISPSGKVPLLAHEGNLIWESTIINEYLEERFPTPALMPATPGERARARIWIDYANNQFVPLYYKLLLAQAGEEQDNLSERLTQTLLYMETQGLAHAQPYWMGTQPGLVDFAFYPFFERFCVLAHYRAFAIPPSCRQHGLWLKKMADLPAVSELANPVEFYIERYSRYANGTVGNDTARVMCEK, encoded by the coding sequence ATGCGCCTCACCGCGAAACCGCTACAACTCTACAGTGCGCAGGTTTGCCCCTTTGCCCAGCGTACCCGTTTGGTGTTGAGGACCAAGGGTCTCGACTTCGAGATCAACGAGATCGACCTCGACAATCCTCCTGCCGACTTTCGTGAAATCTCGCCCTCTGGCAAAGTGCCATTACTGGCCCACGAGGGGAACCTCATTTGGGAATCGACCATAATCAACGAGTACCTGGAAGAGCGTTTTCCCACGCCCGCGCTGATGCCGGCTACACCTGGCGAGCGCGCTCGGGCTCGCATCTGGATCGATTACGCCAACAACCAGTTCGTACCCCTGTACTACAAGCTGCTGCTGGCTCAGGCTGGAGAAGAGCAGGACAACCTTTCCGAGCGACTCACTCAGACGCTTCTATACATGGAGACGCAAGGCCTGGCCCATGCGCAGCCCTATTGGATGGGCACGCAACCCGGCCTGGTGGATTTCGCCTTCTATCCCTTTTTTGAGCGCTTCTGCGTACTGGCTCATTATCGGGCATTCGCAATCCCGCCATCGTGCCGCCAACACGGGCTCTGGCTGAAGAAGATGGCGGACCTTCCGGCGGTCAGCGAGTTGGCCAACCCGGTCGAGTTCTACATCGAGCGCTATTCACGCTACGCCAATGGCACCGTCGGTAACGACACCGCGCGGGTGATGTGCGAGAAATAG
- a CDS encoding M20/M25/M40 family metallo-hydrolase, with translation MRLRARRKIATRRCTETVPPVDTTTLQAFVGREWDTGITPRLMDYIRIPNKSPHFDPRWEENGHMEAAVQLAADWCRSQPIAGMQVEVARLEGRTPLLLVEVPGRADGCVLLYGHLDKQPEMGEWREDLGPWLPVLEGDRLYGRGGADDGYAVFASLLAIRALREQGIPHARCVLLIECCEESGSYDLPHYITALSERLGQPDLVICLDSGCGNYDQLWLTTSLRGAVSGDLSVSILREGVHSGDASGIVPSSFRIARRLLSRLEDEASGDILPEFCRVPIPAPRRQQAQHAAEVLGSSIFERFPFETGALPLSEDPAELILNRTWRPALSVTGADGLPALVSAGNTLRPYTALRLSLRLPPRVDAAEVLERLGSLLLDQVPYRARVSFEPGMVADGWEAPELAPWLEESLQQASQACFGKEAVYMGEGGTIPFMAMLGERFPAAQFVITGVLGPQANAHGPNEFLHIPTAKRLTCCVARLIADHANQSPDAAQ, from the coding sequence ATGCGGCTGAGAGCGAGGAGGAAGATCGCGACAAGACGCTGCACTGAGACCGTTCCACCCGTGGACACCACAACGCTTCAGGCCTTCGTAGGACGTGAATGGGACACCGGGATCACGCCCCGGTTGATGGACTACATCCGCATTCCCAACAAGTCGCCCCATTTCGATCCCCGTTGGGAGGAGAACGGTCACATGGAGGCCGCTGTGCAGCTGGCCGCCGATTGGTGTCGCAGCCAACCCATCGCCGGCATGCAGGTGGAGGTGGCGCGGCTCGAGGGGCGTACCCCGCTGTTGCTGGTGGAGGTGCCCGGCAGGGCTGACGGCTGTGTGCTGCTCTACGGGCATCTCGACAAACAACCGGAGATGGGCGAATGGCGGGAGGATCTTGGTCCTTGGCTGCCGGTACTGGAGGGCGATCGACTTTACGGGCGAGGCGGTGCCGATGATGGCTATGCCGTCTTCGCCTCGCTGCTGGCGATTCGCGCGTTGCGTGAGCAGGGCATCCCCCATGCCCGTTGCGTACTGCTCATCGAGTGCTGCGAGGAGAGCGGCAGTTACGATCTTCCCCATTACATTACGGCGCTAAGTGAGCGTCTCGGGCAGCCGGATCTGGTGATCTGCCTCGATTCGGGCTGCGGCAACTACGACCAGCTTTGGCTCACCACGTCGCTGCGTGGCGCCGTTTCGGGCGATCTCAGTGTGAGTATCCTGCGCGAGGGGGTCCACTCGGGCGACGCCAGTGGCATCGTGCCTTCCAGTTTTCGCATCGCGAGGCGACTTTTGAGCCGTCTGGAAGACGAAGCGTCGGGCGACATCCTCCCCGAATTCTGCCGCGTGCCCATCCCGGCGCCGCGTCGGCAACAGGCGCAGCACGCCGCCGAAGTGTTGGGCAGTTCGATCTTCGAGCGCTTTCCCTTCGAAACCGGCGCGCTGCCGCTCAGCGAGGATCCTGCCGAGCTGATCCTTAATCGCACCTGGCGGCCCGCGCTGTCGGTGACCGGGGCTGACGGGCTTCCCGCGCTGGTCTCGGCGGGTAACACGCTGCGTCCTTACACAGCGCTGCGTCTGTCGCTGCGTCTGCCGCCGCGTGTTGACGCTGCGGAGGTGCTGGAGCGCCTCGGGTCGCTGCTGCTCGACCAGGTGCCCTACCGCGCCAGGGTCAGTTTCGAGCCTGGCATGGTCGCGGACGGCTGGGAGGCGCCGGAGCTGGCGCCCTGGTTGGAAGAATCGTTGCAGCAGGCCTCCCAGGCCTGCTTCGGCAAGGAAGCGGTGTACATGGGCGAGGGTGGCACCATCCCCTTCATGGCCATGTTGGGCGAGCGGTTCCCCGCTGCCCAGTTCGTTATCACCGGTGTGCTGGGCCCCCAGGCCAACGCCCACGGCCCCAACGAGTTTCTGCATATTCCCACCGCCAAACGACTTACCTGTTGCGTGGCGCGGTTGATTGCGGATCACGCCAATCAAAGCCCTGATGCTGCGCAGTGA
- a CDS encoding DUF1043 family protein, whose protein sequence is MGLDWVTGVVLLLGGALLGGFLVRIFGAESGREKQLQQELEKTRKEFSDYKGEVADHFRDTAEAVNAMTESYRQVYDKLRVGASRLCGEGGQLLDLKPAPLLEEGDPESTTETPEAGSREGDPGLEQVDENAAGTAGEATTVTAPEERQPAESEEAPEVSADTESEQPAPEEPRAPLDYAAESEEEDRDKTLH, encoded by the coding sequence ATGGGTTTGGATTGGGTAACAGGCGTGGTGTTGCTGCTGGGCGGCGCGCTGCTGGGCGGGTTTCTGGTCCGCATCTTTGGCGCCGAAAGTGGGCGCGAGAAGCAGCTGCAGCAGGAGTTGGAGAAGACCAGGAAGGAATTCAGCGATTACAAGGGCGAGGTTGCCGACCATTTCCGCGATACGGCGGAAGCGGTCAATGCGATGACCGAGAGCTACCGCCAGGTCTATGACAAGCTGCGCGTGGGTGCGTCGCGGTTGTGCGGCGAGGGTGGGCAACTGCTCGATCTGAAGCCGGCTCCGTTGCTTGAAGAGGGCGACCCTGAATCCACGACCGAAACTCCCGAGGCCGGTTCGCGCGAGGGTGATCCAGGCTTGGAGCAGGTCGATGAGAACGCCGCGGGCACGGCTGGGGAGGCTACCACGGTAACCGCCCCCGAGGAGCGCCAACCTGCTGAATCTGAAGAGGCTCCCGAGGTCTCCGCCGACACCGAGAGCGAGCAGCCGGCGCCGGAAGAACCGCGCGCCCCCCTCGACTATGCGGCTGAGAGCGAGGAGGAAGATCGCGACAAGACGCTGCACTGA